Proteins from a genomic interval of Longimicrobium sp.:
- a CDS encoding GH25 family lysozyme, with product MPNLEGVDVSHHEGAIGWDKVKDAGIAFAILKATEGKSFVDPRAEKNLARCREVGIVAGMYHFYRHDVDPAAQAKHFLANLGAREPGDLLPAIDVEAPGDGGGPITYPRSEVVARVKVVVDAVEAAIGRAPMIYTYPSAWKELTDNSTAFAGRCPLWIASYGGATPKLVGGWTKYTVWQYTDQGTVNGIGGGVDRDRFNGGAAELAAVRIGTLTQGALTKGGKAVFNQDGRVRVAAGVNSDEVGVLRGGTQVAITDGPQLVDGRDWWKIDNGAGTAGWSSSKVLSPA from the coding sequence ATGCCGAACCTGGAAGGCGTCGACGTCTCGCATCATGAGGGCGCAATCGGCTGGGACAAGGTCAAGGATGCCGGCATCGCGTTCGCGATCCTCAAGGCGACCGAGGGAAAGAGCTTCGTGGACCCGCGTGCGGAAAAGAACCTCGCCCGGTGCCGTGAGGTGGGCATCGTGGCCGGGATGTACCACTTCTACCGCCACGACGTAGACCCCGCGGCACAGGCGAAGCACTTCCTCGCCAACCTGGGTGCCCGGGAGCCCGGCGATCTCCTTCCGGCCATCGACGTGGAGGCGCCGGGCGATGGCGGCGGGCCGATCACCTATCCCAGGTCCGAGGTCGTCGCACGGGTGAAGGTGGTGGTCGACGCCGTGGAAGCGGCGATCGGCCGCGCGCCGATGATCTACACGTATCCGTCCGCCTGGAAGGAGCTGACCGACAACTCCACGGCGTTCGCCGGCAGGTGCCCCCTCTGGATCGCGAGCTACGGCGGGGCCACGCCTAAGCTGGTGGGCGGCTGGACGAAGTACACGGTGTGGCAGTACACCGACCAGGGCACGGTGAACGGAATCGGCGGTGGCGTGGACCGCGACCGCTTCAACGGCGGTGCCGCCGAGCTGGCCGCGGTCCGCATCGGCACACTGACGCAGGGGGCGCTGACGAAGGGCGGCAAGGCCGTCTTCAACCAGGACGGCAGGGTTCGCGTGGCCGCGGGGGTGAACTCGGACGAGGTGGGGGTGCTGCGCGGTGGCACCCAAGTGGCGATCACCGATGGGCCGCAGCTGGTCGACGGCCGAGACTGGTGGAAGATCGACAACGGCGCCGGTACCGCGGGCTGGTCCAGCAGCAAGGTCCTGAGCCCCGCCTGA